A single region of the Penaeus monodon isolate SGIC_2016 chromosome 18, NSTDA_Pmon_1, whole genome shotgun sequence genome encodes:
- the LOC119584432 gene encoding facilitated trehalose transporter Tret1-like (The sequence of the model RefSeq protein was modified relative to this genomic sequence to represent the inferred CDS: added 85 bases not found in genome assembly) codes for MHLFLSTVSMPGIAGIMMTLATGPGMEMLGPKKFLLITLLPAGIPWLVQAFTPYLSLFYLGRVVSCLIYTALGPVTAVLIAEISVPRIRGLLLSVEEITVAVGQLAMYVMAHSLPWDVATAVCAAPMILVASLTFLVPESPYWLIRRGQKDAALESLKKLRGPTENINLEFQEISASIQGIRQITIKDQIKQLARPQNYRPVLLLTAVFILRELGGQYVVFSYSVYLFRKAGVGLDAFVCTVLVGVVRLVFTVVGAAVVDSVGRRPLLIATSLVCGAAEVVGAVFLLVDVPGTSWVPLAAVMVFVSSYGLGIGPIPWALMGELIPTPVRSIGSSLCNLNFSIFSFIISFVFPYLLEIGLGFAFLVFAAANAFLTVMLCAFLPETRGKSLSDLEDTFQSSPGHSE; via the exons ATGCACTTGTTTCTTTCAACAGTGTCTATGCCAGGAATCGCAGGCATCATGATGACTCTCGCCACTGGGCCAGGCATGGAGATGTTGGGGCCTAAGAAATTTCTCCTGATCACTCTTCTCCCAGCAGGAATTCCATGGCTTGTGCAGGCCTTcactccttacctctctctcttctacctggGTCGAGTGGTCTCTTGCCTCATTTACACTGCCCTGGGCCCTGTCACGGCAGTCCTCATTGCAGAGATTAGTGTGCCAAGAATTCGTGGTCTGTTGCTCAGTGTTGAAGAAATCACTGTCGCCGTCGGCCAGCTGGCCATGTACGTCATGGCACACTCCCTCCCCTGGGACGTGGCCACAGCTGTTTGTGCAGCTCCCATGATCTTGGTCGCCTCCCTCACCTTCTTGGTGCCAGAG AGCCCCTATTGGCTGATCCGCCGAGGTCAGAAGGACGCTGCATTGGAGTCTCTCAAGAAGTTAAGGGGTCCAACTGAAAATATAAACCTCGAATTTCAAGAAATATCAGCAAGCATTCAAGGAATACGCCAGATTACAATAAAGGATCAG ATCAAACAACTTGCCAGGCCTCAAAATTATCGTCCAGTTCTGCTGTTGACGGCAGTTTTCATCCTGAGGGAGCTCGGAGGGCAGTATGTGGTCTTCTCCTACTCGGTGTACCTCTTCCGGAAGGCGGGTGTCGGCCTGGACGCCTTCGTCTGCACAGTGTTGGTGGGCGTCGTGAGACTCGTCTTCACAGTCGTCGGAGCGGCGGTCGTGGACTCCGTCGGGCGTCGCCCTCTGCTGATCGCCACGTCTCTCGTATGCGGAGCGGCCGAGGTCGTCGGCGCGGTATTCCTGCTGGTGGACGTCCCCGGGACGTCGTGGGTCCCGCTCGCGGCGGTGATGGTTTTCGTGTCCTCGTACGGCCTTGGAATCGGCCCTATTCCTTGGGCTCTCATGGGCGAACTCATTCCCACTCCTGTGAGATCAATTGGAAGTTCACTGTGCAATTTGAATTTCTCAATATTTAGCTTTATCATCAGTTTCGTCTTCCCATACTTGCTGGAAATTGGTCTTGGCTTTGCATTCCTGGTTTTCGCTGCAGCGAATGCATTTTTGACAGTGATGCT